The window ACTGGGAGCATTTCGCGGCTGGAGCGGCCATAAGCGGCATCTCGCTAGTTTGCGGCGAGAACGTCTGCGGAATCGATCCAGGTCTCGAAAGAAACAAACACGGCAAGATGACCAAGTCGCCCGATATGGAGAGGCGTGTCGAGGCCTACCGTCGCTATCATGATGGTTATGGTGACATCCTGGTCCAACTAAACGTCGAGGATACCCGCCTCGGTGTTGCCGAATACGTTTTGGATAAACTGGGAGTCGAGACCATAGAACTCAAGTGGGGCCAAGGGGCAAAATGCATCGGCGGCGAGATCAAGGTGAACAGCTTAGAACGAGCTCTTGAGCTTCAGAAGAGGGGATACTTGGTCACCCCAGATCCTTCGCTCCCCGAAAACCAAGCCGCTTTCAATGACGGCGCTCTTCGTCAGTTCGAGAGGCATTCACGTCTTGGTTTTGTCGACGAGGAGGAATTCTACGCGGCGGTCGAGAGGCTGAAATCTCTCGGAGCCAAGAGGGTAACCTTAAAGACAGGGGCTTATACTATGAGAGAACTGGCTATGGCTCTCAAATGGTCTTCCAAAGCCAAGATAGATCTTCTGACCATCGATGGTGCTCCGGGCGGAACCGGTATGAGCCCCTGGCGGATGATGGAGGAGTGGGGCGTTCCCACCTTTTATCTGCAGGCTATGACCAACGAACTCTGCACCAAACTGGCTGAGAGGGGAGAATATATCCCGGATATAGCCATCGCCGGCGGATTCTCGACCGAGGATCACGTCTTTAAGGTGCTGGCCATGGGATCGCCTCACACCAAGGCGGTCTGTATGGGCCGAGCTCTTATGATACCGGGCTTTGTCGGCAAAAACATCGGTACATGGCTCAAAGAGGAGTCGCTTCCAAACACCGTCTCTAAATTCGGCAGCAGCGTCGAAGAGATATTTGTATGCTATGAGACTCTCAAGGCTAAATACGGCAAAGAGATAGACGAAATGCCGCTTGGCGCCATTGCTGTCTATACCTTCTCGGACAAGATCAAAGTCGGATTGCAGCAGCTCATGTCGGGCAGCCGCAACTTCAAGATCTCGAGCATCAAAAGAAATGACCTAATGGCTCTAACTAAGGAGGCCGCCAAGATAAGCGGCATCCCTTACGTTATGGAGTCATATCGTGATGAGGCTATGAAGATAATAGAGGGTTAACGATCTAACTTCCTCTTAGAGCCAACTCAAAATGGCCGCAAGGTTTTGAACCTTGCGGCCATCAATATTTCGACTACAACGAAGAGGAGAGAGAGCTCTATCGCAGAGATTTAGGCGAACTTCCTTCATGGTTCGAGGGGATCTTCTTCAATATAATGCCCGACCTCGTTCTCCAACCCGCCTCCACAAAGGATGTGTCGGAGGCGGTCAAATTTGCGGCCGCAAACGGTCTGCCCCTTATCGCTAGGGGCTGCTCTTCCTGGGGCTTTGGCGGCTCCATCCCGGGCTCCATCCCTATCTGGCTTTTGCCGTCATGCTTGCGGCCGGTCTTGAGGGGATCGAGAAGGGCTATGAACTTCCCGACCAAGTGACCAACAATATCTACCACATGACCGATCAAGAGAGGGCGGGCGCCGGCATAACGTCGCTCCCATCCGATCTTTCCGAGGCCATTAAGCTAGCCGAATCTAGCGACTTTTTAAAGAGAGCCCTTGGCGACCACCTCTTTGAAGCCTTCATTGAGAACAAAAAAAGTAGAGTGGAACAATTATAAAGCTCAAGTTACAGAGTACGAGCTTGGAACCTATCTTCCAATACTCTAAAGACCGCTCT of the Actinomycetota bacterium genome contains:
- a CDS encoding FMN-binding glutamate synthase family protein, with amino-acid sequence MNLQRPNGNDATETSNRSKSVTPGSGLCTRCIDGCKGNCEVFKASFRGREVIYPGPFGDVTAGGDKDYPVDYSHLNIHGYALGAEGLPEGEVGNPDNTLFPLVDTETEFGYENKVKMRVPIFTGALGSTEIARKNWEHFAAGAAISGISLVCGENVCGIDPGLERNKHGKMTKSPDMERRVEAYRRYHDGYGDILVQLNVEDTRLGVAEYVLDKLGVETIELKWGQGAKCIGGEIKVNSLERALELQKRGYLVTPDPSLPENQAAFNDGALRQFERHSRLGFVDEEEFYAAVERLKSLGAKRVTLKTGAYTMRELAMALKWSSKAKIDLLTIDGAPGGTGMSPWRMMEEWGVPTFYLQAMTNELCTKLAERGEYIPDIAIAGGFSTEDHVFKVLAMGSPHTKAVCMGRALMIPGFVGKNIGTWLKEESLPNTVSKFGSSVEEIFVCYETLKAKYGKEIDEMPLGAIAVYTFSDKIKVGLQQLMSGSRNFKISSIKRNDLMALTKEAAKISGIPYVMESYRDEAMKIIEG